In Gopherus flavomarginatus isolate rGopFla2 chromosome 5, rGopFla2.mat.asm, whole genome shotgun sequence, one DNA window encodes the following:
- the PRICKLE4 gene encoding prickle-like protein 4 isoform X1 codes for MPYVHTLSFSSRFLLMSLLSPTWPQRDKAPCSGTLAGLTPTSSSDSDSGCALEEYLEATADAAPAEVSLCFKALSADTVPAAIRSQLRIKSLLQQLPPQDCNDRYCPGLGEEERRQLQVFSARRRQESLGQGFACLVPSACLCEKCGRRLNTGDLGVFASRLGDRSCWHPSCFVCHSCHQPLVDLIYFHQDGKIYCGRHHAEFFRPRCSACDQLIFTDECTEAEGRRWHTEHFCCLECDLPLGGQRYVMKGGRLCCCSCFESLYAELCQACGELIGVDSEQATHQGRHWHARASCFCCSLCQKPLLGQPVTSHHSLLYCSEACSLEKAAASSTASDSSDSAFISAPSPDSTPISRASSEGGRNVPGPGSAPPAPTMGGDSCQQRAEAEEMEDSPDQASTCPTFRSQDGHRTAFKEGSKGTPYPSALAQPDAAPTGQEQSSTTLPSELGLNGPGALGDQLPGRLRPQPGGGAPHFRIGSSTNPNMAARQSPVPSLTDTCPPDVMEEEDSWCPTCSSSSDSEPEGFFFGKPIPKAGPALPGREQSGLGRAAGRSKHLARLRSSRKHCSIS; via the exons ATGCCATACGTACATACA CTTTCTTTCAGTTCTCGCTTCCTGCTGATGTCCCTGCTGAGCCCTACATGGCCCCAGAGAGACAAAGCTCCCTGCAGTGGGACACTTGCTGGCCTCACACCCACCTCCTCTTCGGACAGTGACTCCGGCTGCGCCCTGGAAGAGTACCTGGAAGCCACAGCAGACGCTGCCCCAGCAGAG GTATCTTTGTGCTTCAAGGCTCTCTCAGCAGACACGGTACCTGCTGCCATCAGGAGCCAGCTCCGCATCAAatctctccttcagcagctgcCCCCGCAAGACTGCAAT gacaggtactgCCCTGGccttggggaggaggagaggagacaaCTGCAAGTGTTCAGTGCCCGTCGCAGGCAGGAgtcactggggcagggatttgcatGCCTTGTGCCCTCTGCCTGCCTTTGTGAAAAG TGCGGCAGGAGGTTGAACACAGGGGACCTTGGGGTTTTTGCATCCAGGCTGGGAGACCGGTCCTGCTGGCATCCCTCCTGCTTTGTCTGCCACTCCTGCCACCAGCCTCTGGTTGACCTGATCTACTTCCACCAGGATGGGAAGATCTACTGCGGCCGACACCACGCGGAGTTCTTCCGGCCACGCTGCTCTGCATGTGATCAG CTGATCTTCACAGATGAGTGCACGGAGGCAGAGGGCAGGCGCTGGCACACGGAGCACTTCTGCTGCCTAGAGTGCGACCTGCCTCTTGGGGGGCAGAGGTATGTCATGAAGGGCGGCAgactctgctgctgcagctgcttcgaGAGCCTCTACGCGGAGCTCTGCCAGGCCTGTGGTGAGCTCATTG GTGTCGACAGCGAGCAGGCCACTCACCAAGGCCGGCACTGGCACGCCCGGGCCTCTTgcttctgctgcagcctctgccagAAACCACTGCTAGGACAGCCGGTCACGTCCCATCACAGCCTCCTCTACTGCTCCGAGGCCTGCAGCTTGGAGAAGGCGGCGGCATCCTCCACAGCCTCGGACTCATCCGACTCCGCCTTCATCTCGGCTCCGTCTCCCGACTCAACGCCCATCTCCAGGGCCAGCAGTGAGGGCGGCAGGAATGTCCCGGGGCCAGGGAGCGCCCCTCCAGCTCCAACAATGGGTGGCGATTCCTGTCAACAGAGGGCAGAGGCGGAGG AGATGGAGGACTCCCCTGATCAAGCCTCCACGTGCCCCACATTCAGAAGCCAGGATGGCCACAGGACAGCATTTAAGGAGGGGAGTAAGGGAACTCCCTACCCCAGTGCGCTGGCACAGCCAGATGCCGCCCCCACAGGGCAGGAACAATCCTCCACCACCCTGCCCAGTGAACTGGGTTTGAATGGACCTGGGGCCTTGGGTgaccagctcccagggaggctcaggcctCAGCCAGGTGGTGGAGCCCCGCACTTTAGAATCGGTTCATCCACCAACCCCAATATGGCTGCACGACAGAGCCCGGTCCCATCGCTCACGGACACCTGCCCACCAGACGTCATGGAGGAAGAAGATTCCTGGTGCCCGACCtgctcttcctcctcagactcggAGCCAGAGGGTTTCTTCTTTGGGAAACCGATCCCAAAGGCTGGGCCagccctccctggcagggaacaGAGTGGCCTTGGCAGAGCGGCAGGAAGGAGCAAGCACTTGGCCAGGCTGCGAAGCAGTCGCAAACACTGCAGCATTTCCTAG
- the PRICKLE4 gene encoding prickle-like protein 4 isoform X2 produces MSLLSPTWPQRDKAPCSGTLAGLTPTSSSDSDSGCALEEYLEATADAAPAEVSLCFKALSADTVPAAIRSQLRIKSLLQQLPPQDCNDRYCPGLGEEERRQLQVFSARRRQESLGQGFACLVPSACLCEKCGRRLNTGDLGVFASRLGDRSCWHPSCFVCHSCHQPLVDLIYFHQDGKIYCGRHHAEFFRPRCSACDQLIFTDECTEAEGRRWHTEHFCCLECDLPLGGQRYVMKGGRLCCCSCFESLYAELCQACGELIGVDSEQATHQGRHWHARASCFCCSLCQKPLLGQPVTSHHSLLYCSEACSLEKAAASSTASDSSDSAFISAPSPDSTPISRASSEGGRNVPGPGSAPPAPTMGGDSCQQRAEAEEMEDSPDQASTCPTFRSQDGHRTAFKEGSKGTPYPSALAQPDAAPTGQEQSSTTLPSELGLNGPGALGDQLPGRLRPQPGGGAPHFRIGSSTNPNMAARQSPVPSLTDTCPPDVMEEEDSWCPTCSSSSDSEPEGFFFGKPIPKAGPALPGREQSGLGRAAGRSKHLARLRSSRKHCSIS; encoded by the exons ATGTCCCTGCTGAGCCCTACATGGCCCCAGAGAGACAAAGCTCCCTGCAGTGGGACACTTGCTGGCCTCACACCCACCTCCTCTTCGGACAGTGACTCCGGCTGCGCCCTGGAAGAGTACCTGGAAGCCACAGCAGACGCTGCCCCAGCAGAG GTATCTTTGTGCTTCAAGGCTCTCTCAGCAGACACGGTACCTGCTGCCATCAGGAGCCAGCTCCGCATCAAatctctccttcagcagctgcCCCCGCAAGACTGCAAT gacaggtactgCCCTGGccttggggaggaggagaggagacaaCTGCAAGTGTTCAGTGCCCGTCGCAGGCAGGAgtcactggggcagggatttgcatGCCTTGTGCCCTCTGCCTGCCTTTGTGAAAAG TGCGGCAGGAGGTTGAACACAGGGGACCTTGGGGTTTTTGCATCCAGGCTGGGAGACCGGTCCTGCTGGCATCCCTCCTGCTTTGTCTGCCACTCCTGCCACCAGCCTCTGGTTGACCTGATCTACTTCCACCAGGATGGGAAGATCTACTGCGGCCGACACCACGCGGAGTTCTTCCGGCCACGCTGCTCTGCATGTGATCAG CTGATCTTCACAGATGAGTGCACGGAGGCAGAGGGCAGGCGCTGGCACACGGAGCACTTCTGCTGCCTAGAGTGCGACCTGCCTCTTGGGGGGCAGAGGTATGTCATGAAGGGCGGCAgactctgctgctgcagctgcttcgaGAGCCTCTACGCGGAGCTCTGCCAGGCCTGTGGTGAGCTCATTG GTGTCGACAGCGAGCAGGCCACTCACCAAGGCCGGCACTGGCACGCCCGGGCCTCTTgcttctgctgcagcctctgccagAAACCACTGCTAGGACAGCCGGTCACGTCCCATCACAGCCTCCTCTACTGCTCCGAGGCCTGCAGCTTGGAGAAGGCGGCGGCATCCTCCACAGCCTCGGACTCATCCGACTCCGCCTTCATCTCGGCTCCGTCTCCCGACTCAACGCCCATCTCCAGGGCCAGCAGTGAGGGCGGCAGGAATGTCCCGGGGCCAGGGAGCGCCCCTCCAGCTCCAACAATGGGTGGCGATTCCTGTCAACAGAGGGCAGAGGCGGAGG AGATGGAGGACTCCCCTGATCAAGCCTCCACGTGCCCCACATTCAGAAGCCAGGATGGCCACAGGACAGCATTTAAGGAGGGGAGTAAGGGAACTCCCTACCCCAGTGCGCTGGCACAGCCAGATGCCGCCCCCACAGGGCAGGAACAATCCTCCACCACCCTGCCCAGTGAACTGGGTTTGAATGGACCTGGGGCCTTGGGTgaccagctcccagggaggctcaggcctCAGCCAGGTGGTGGAGCCCCGCACTTTAGAATCGGTTCATCCACCAACCCCAATATGGCTGCACGACAGAGCCCGGTCCCATCGCTCACGGACACCTGCCCACCAGACGTCATGGAGGAAGAAGATTCCTGGTGCCCGACCtgctcttcctcctcagactcggAGCCAGAGGGTTTCTTCTTTGGGAAACCGATCCCAAAGGCTGGGCCagccctccctggcagggaacaGAGTGGCCTTGGCAGAGCGGCAGGAAGGAGCAAGCACTTGGCCAGGCTGCGAAGCAGTCGCAAACACTGCAGCATTTCCTAG